TTTCCTGCCCGCCAGCAGTCAGCTATCCCGGCAGATTTAGGTCAGCTCATCGTCATTCCCCCAAAAACAGTGTGTGTCTCCTCGGTGTGCCCGGAGCTAATCACTAAGCGAGGAGCAAGAGGAGGTAACAGAGGAAAAACCCTGCGGTACTCCTCCCCGTGCGGAATGGGCCCGGCCGGGGGAAGGCCGGCCACAGGGCTGGGTGGTGTTTACGGAAGAGCGGCTTCGACTCGGGTTGACACCGCCCCATCTGCGGCGATGGGCGCAGCCTCCTCATAGAGCTCTGCCCCCGAGCCGCCCTTAGGGCTTGAGGGGTGTGTGGGTCCCCGCGGAGATCGTAGGGGATGGGGCTGAGTGAGTCGGGTAGTGGCAGCACCTTTGGGCGGGTTTGTTTTTcgttcttttttgttgctgtggaaGCTTTAGTTATGCTCCTAGCCCCGATTCTCTGCCCTCTCATTGATGGGGGTGAGAGTCccccgccgccatcttggctCCTCCATTGCTccccgccgccatcttggccTCAGGGCAAGTATGAGGCATTGAGTCACTTGTGGCATTACTAGGCCCGGTTAGCACCTGCTGAGGAACGAACGCAGCGGTGAAGTGTTGTTATTACCGATGCGTTGCTCGTTGCTGCGTGGCCTTATTACCGGGCAGGCTTACCTGAGGCTGCCACTGCTTCCCGTcacaggagctgtgtgctgtccTTGCCTTACCTCGCAGGAAGCAGGGAGGGCACAATGCTGGCAGTCATTAGCAGCTGCCTCAGATGAAAACAAGCTCTACTGCTTTAGGGAGACAGAGAGCTCCCCTTCCTGCGGACTGCAGTAGTTGTGACAAGAACCTTGTGGGACGGTTGTTGCATTCTCAAAGACCAGTTGACTGCTGCTGTAGGTTTTATGAATGCAGCTTCTGCTGAATGCAGGGCACACAGTTTGCCCTTGCAAGACCTAGGAACCTTGCTCAGGCAGCAGTACTGGctccaagagaagcagagcaccTGTCAGCCCTGATGCTCTAGTCCAGCCTTTGCCTTTGGAGACATTAAATGAGATTAAGTGCAACAGCCTAATCCGCTTGCTTCCATAAagaacacagcattttaaataacTATGTTTGTACTACTTTGTCCTAGTTTTTACATGACGCATGGCAACAATCATCCCAGAGAAGCTTGTAAGAGCTTTGGAGAAGACTGACAGACTACAGCTGGACTGTTATGTACAGGACTGTTTTCACTCACGAatacattatttattatatatttcatCCATTTTGGATAGGAGCGAAGAAAACACAAACTCTGATCTATGCTGTGATGGCTGCTGTTGCCCTTTGTTAATTAACCAGCTGTATCATATTAACTTGCATAAACAGTGCTTGGAACAAGCACCGGGGCCAGTAGCTCAGGGGCCATTTTGTGTGCTTTCTGCACGGGCCAGCAATTGCAGAAGCCTCTGATGCTCAGGACCAGCTTAGACAGGGGAAAGGGATGCCCCACCAAGTAAATTAGCTTCTAAGGGATGGctttaaaacagtattttcttttattcacaGCAGTGCCCTTCCCCATAGCATGCTGGCTGATTGAAAGCCATCTAAAGTACCCAGCTTTCTTTATTCCTCTAGAGAGATACCAAGACAGTGAGGAACCAAATTCTTTCTTCAAGATTCCACTGTACAGGCCAAGAGTAAGTTAGACTCTGCAGTACTTAGCACTTAATTATCTTTTTAGTTTCAGTTCCTTCACTGTCCAGAGAACATGAAGCTCTAGTCCACTCTGCTGATCCTGGGGTAAGTTATTTATTATAGAGATTTTCTCCATGGAGAAATGTCACTCATTTCTCATCGTCTGTGTCTTCTGCAATGCTAGCCAGGAAAATAATTGTACAGCCTTTACCTTTGTTCCAGTCAATTAAGAAGATCTATGCCCATGTCTCATATAGGACATGCAGGCACAATTTAAGTTTGACCAGTGTATCAGGTTGGCCTTAATTATTGGCCTTTCATTAGAGAACCACTGTTAattgaaatgaaagaacaaTTTGTGCTCAGTCTTTGCAGCAAGCTAGCTCGGAACTTTCACAGTAAAACTGGCAGAGACAATAAAGCTTAGAATTAATGTACTGTTTTATCCTGCCCAAGGCAATGTGGCTACTGAATGATAAGTGCAGCTGCATCTGGCCCTGCAGGTCAGAAATGTCCCAGTGTGTGACTGACTGATGGCTACagtgggaggagagggaaagggcaAGGCATGTTGTTGTTTACACCAGGGCTCATGACAACAAAGTTGAGAACATATCTTGAGGTCACAAGATATTTTGCCCTAATCCTAATAACTGAGCCAGGCAGACTGGCTTTACCACTAACAGATGGATGTTAAGACTCTGAGTTGCCTGAGACCATCAGGCCCACATTTCATAATAGGCTCAAGGGCAAGACAAAAAGTCTGCAAAGCAGGTGTAAAGATGCTATCTCCACCTGAGCTTCAATTAGGTTTCTGGTATTCCAGGGAAAAGTCAGTCCTGTGAGAAGGAAACAggactgctgctttttcccactgAACTATTCAAATTTAATACAGTGGCAAAAGAGAATGTGAaaacttcagaaggaaaatagtACGTCAGTAAAACCCTGAACTGTGCTGGGCTACAGCACCTTACTACTTTACCACCACAGCTAATTCTTAGTGAGCACTCCCCTTGGCACCAGTGGTTTCTCTTTCTATACTACAGAAGGAGAGTTTGACCCCATGTTCTGAGTGCTCCTTGTTCATTTCAGTGCAAGCCCAACCACTCCAGCCACCTCTGGCAGGTATGTAAAGCAACCTCCTGACCCTGTGGGAGTGCTTAGTTCCTCACTAGGGTCAGGGCAGTCAGCTAACCAAGTTCTGTAGCATCTGTAACCTGTAGTCACTCCAGCATCCTTTCCAGCGAGAGGCTTTTGACCTCATATCTTCATGTCTGACAGAATTATGGTGACACATGCCCAAGCCATTTAACTGTTAAGTTTTCCTTTCATGACCCATACTAGTAGTGACAAAGTAGAACACTGTGTGCAGGGTGAACACTCTGGTTGATACAAATCCTTGGCATAAAGATCAGATGTCTGAAATCTGGGGCTGTAAAAAAAAGTACTGGAAATCAAAGTTGGAAAACAAGTTGGTTGAATTTCTTGCTGTAATCAAATAGAGGAATAGCTAAATTAGCACCCCAAGCTTTTCTCTTGCAAGGAGTTACGGCTTGCATGTATGCGTAATGAACTTCCACTCACGGAATGAACCTTGGcaaacaaatgcatttcagcataacacaaaagcacaagaaggaaataaatcgGCACCAGTAGTTCAGCAGCCCAGGTACAGAACTGGAAAGAACTTCTTGCTTCCAACATTTTGTTATGTCTTTGAGACACCTAAACTATGTATGAGAGATCTCTGCCCAGAAGCCTGAGTAGAGCTTTGAAGGGTTATTTTCATCAATTGACTGTATGCCTTGCACAGAATTGCTCCTCGCTTTCATCCCACACATTTCTTTAATACAGGCAAACAATAACAGATACAGACATGAACACAGACTTCAAGATTAGTTTTACATAGAAAGACACatattaaaatgcagaagagtGAGACCAACTGCCAAGAGCTTTTCATTGcactcttaaaaaacaaactagcAAATCCATTTGAAATCAACACCGGGACTAGTGATTGTTTGATGGTCATTTGCACTTAGCCCAGGTCTAACTCCATGACTGCTCTGCGTGTTACTCCTTATGAACCTCCTGAGAAAACTCAAGGCAGAAGCACTGATACAAGTCTACCATGTAAGCCTCTTCCTTAATAGCTGTGCAAGAAAGGGGCAATAAAGAATCAGCTTACTTTGTTCACCATCTGGTGATTAAAcgataaaataaaaaagaatcctTGAGGGTCCATCCTGGTGACCCAGTTACTCAGCAAGTCTATCAGGGAGAAACAAGGAGGCATTAAAAACTGAGTGGCCTCATTTCTGTCTGAAGTAAAAGTAAGCATTGGGacagagcagaagagaagacatttttgcatgttttgctATTTAGGATTCTCCAATTACAAACTCTCTCATCACATCAGATGCTTTGTCACAGCACTGGCCTGAGTCAAGAATCCTGGCTCTGAGGATTGGGAGCTGCCAGCTTTATGCAGATACCACCTTCTGCGTGCTGTCCTTTAACAGCTGTGGAATAGCATCTTCCAATATGCATTTTACTCTGAATCTTCAGGCACCTCgctaaacagaaaaaaaaagggggttttTTTGGTAGGAGTgctgagacactggcacaggttgcccagagaggtggtggatccCCATCCCAGGAGACATGCAAGGTCAGGCCgggggggctctgagcaccctcatctagctgtaggtgtcctgGTTCACTGCAGAGGtgttggactaggtggcctttGGGGGTCCTTcccaattctgtgattctgtggacAGAAGGAACCTTGCTTCCACTTTCAAAGGGAACAGTGAAGTACTGTTCAGCACAGGAGGTTCAAGAACTGAAGAAAGCCAAGCAACTACAGATGCAATGTATTGCATCAGCATATACAAAGAAGTCTGTATTGCTGCTACGTGGATGTTGAGGATAAAATAAAGCATACCTGAGTTTACCTGAGTTGCTTTTTGTCAGTTAGGACTCACTTCCAGAACTATAACCCACAGTTACAGAAGTCAGATGCTGTGACCACCCTTGCCTTGCACTGTgtgtgatcatagaatcattaaggttggaaagaccactaagctCATCTAgtgcaaccatcagcccatgccTGTGACTGCTCTAGGCTGTTACTCAGCGTGACAGCTTCTCTTTTCtggaacacctgcagggacagtgacaccactgcctccctgggcagcctgtcctgccgcagcactgctctttctgagaagaaattgttcctaatatccaacctgatgTGTGGGCACTTTTATATCATGGGACATCTTTACCTGAAAGGTTACCAACCCCCCGTCCCTGCAATCCATCACTGACTAAGGGGGTACACTGAAAGGTCTACGCCCAGAACATCCTTACATTTTCCATTGAGCTGGCAGAGCAGTTGGGTGCCTATCAGCCAACAGTCCCTATGCTAACTGCTACCACCAGCGCAAACGGAACTTCAGAAAGGTACGATGCTGACGAACTCGAGGTGTGTTTTTGACACACCTACACTTCCTTGCAGCTCGCTCTGTCCTATAGCCCGCACAGGGCTTCGGTGCCGCGTTCCATCGGGGCTGGGGATGGCCACGCAGCCCGCGCCCCCCGTGGCAGCCCGGTTCCCTCTGCGTGGCGGCGGGCTGCCCCGCGGGGGCCCAGGCCCGGCCCCGCGTGCGTGGCGGTTTCtcggggcggggcggggagcgggcgCTGTCCGGGCCGGCACCCCCGCCCCATCGCGCGGCGGCGgcctccttcccttcttccctccctcctttcctcccgCCTTCGCTCCTTTCCAGCCTCCTTCGCTCTCGCTCGGCGCACGGGGTCGGCCCCGTCCCGCCATGTCGGCCGCTAAGCACCGGGGCCCCAAGGGGGGcagcccgcccgccgccgccaaCGAGCGGGGCGCGCAGCCGGGCGGCTCCGAGGAGGCGGCGGCCAAGaagccggcggcggcggcgtcTCACGGCCGGGGCGGCCGGTCCGGGGCGGGGGGCGGAGGGGGCCGCTCCGGAGCCGGCCCGCGGCGCGGCTGGGCGCTGCTGCTGGGCGCCGCCGTGGTGCTGGGCGCCGCGCTGCCCGCCGGCTGGTACGTCCGGCAGCTGCGGGAGGAGGTCGGGCGGAGCGCCCGCGAAAGGGAGGCCTCGGGGCGGCAGCGGCAAGAGCTCGCCGCCACGCTGGACGCCGTGGTGCAGAAGGTAGcaggggcggcgggcggggggcgaGCGCACCGAGGCGGACGCCGGGTGTGCGGGAAGGGGGTGCGCCTCCGGGCCTCGTCCGCGAGGATGCTGTCGTGGTGTTGGAAGGGGTGGTCGCGGGGCCTCCCGAGGAATCCGCCCCTCTAGCCTGCTCGGTGCGAAGCCATTTTATATAAAACAGCCGGCACGCTGACGTGGTGGTGGGAGAGCGGACCCTGCTGCCGGGATTTCCACGTTCCCTACCATCGCGAAGTTAAAAGGGAGCCTGCTGGACGCGGCCGATGTGCGCCAAGGCCGGTGGTGTCAGTAGTACGGCTGAACGTGGATGTGGACgtggcaggagctgctgcgaTGCTGCGCACAGACCCCAGGTCTCCAGTGGAGCTGCAGAGCCGTGCCGCAAGCACTGCTCCAGCTACAGAAGCTGCCCGGCTCCTGCCGTCTGCAGCccggagagcagggctgggatggcCAGCATCGCAGCAGAGATGTAGAGTGGCTGACAAAGGGTGTGGCTCGAGGGACTCAGAGGAAACACTCCTGAATTTTTTCCCTTGAGCCTTATTAGCCCTGGAGCCAGAGCTTCACAAATGGCACTGCCCGTCTGGATCTGTCCCTGGGTGTTTAAGACCTTAATGACATGGTGAACGTGAAAGCATGtaatcaaattaaaatatatatcagGCTTCTGTCTGGGGTGTAGTGCAGTGGGTTTGCAGGCAGTGTGTGTAGTTAGGGCCAAGATCAAGGCAGGCAAAATTCCTGTGCCAGCTTAACTGCTGGGAGCCGCCTCCTGTGGGTGCCTGGCTCCCTGTGGGCCAGGAACTTGTAGGATCAGCCTTGGCCGTAGGTCTGTCACAGGGAGGGAACAGAAGACTCCTGTGAGATGGGAAATGGATGTAAGAGTGCAGGGTCTtagcatttcagaagcagattGTAAGCCCATCAAGCTTACTAAAGGGTGCTATTTGTTGCCTgtctctgcattgctgcagaTAACCTCAGGTATCTTTTGCATATTCTGTGAGATAGGTATATAGAGTAAGATTATAAATAGATGCTTTGAAAGAGAACCAAAACTTCGCTTGCCTGTTTGTAACAGATGGCTGAGGTGAGACCCTCTAATACAAGAGTAAGTGGTGGGGGAAGGAGGTAGCAGAGTTTCGGTATAACCCTCAAAAGCTTTGTGGCTTTGTGCTGCATTTACTGAAGAGTGTACTTGAAGGAGAGGAGCACAGGCTTTCTTTCGGCATTGTACACGTGTGTGGGGTCCTGCATTGTACGTAGAGGGTGCTGGGTGGAGCtatctttcctcttcagttctCTACTGCAGAAGGCTTTTGTCGGGAGTGTTATATAAACTCATCTGCTTTATGCatcagcaggaggaggaaaaaggaaatgatgtgGAATTCTAGACTTGAATATAGCAGTTTTCAGAGATACCTCCTCTGCCCGTTTCTGGTGGCTTTTCTAAGGCTGACGTGTGAAGgcagttaattaaaaatatgaactTGATGGTTTGGCTttgtcagagaaaaataaattccctCATAAGATGGGAGGAGAACATCAGTGTGCTCTCCCCGCTCTCTGAACTCCATCTATACTGATAGGGAAAACActctctgtgtggaaaaaagaGTGAATGGCAGTCAAGGTGTAATGAAAGTGAGGCTGGTGAGTCAGAGGAATGGCTCTTGCCCAACTGCAATATGTGTGGTGGTATTGCCTGCAGTTTGCCCCcactttcattcatttcttgtTTCATGTATGAGCATGAGAGAGTACAAGTGTAAGGAATGCAAAGTTGTTGCAAAAGTTTTTACAGAAGAGAGGGTCAAGGAAGTAATCCTTATGGGTGTTCTTCAAACTTCAGGGATCCTTTGGAGCAAGGGCGAGTCGCATGGCTGAAGCCTACGGTCCTTTCACTGTGTGGATTTCCCTTAATATCTTGGTCCTGGGTTTAGTTTtgcaaaaatagaaacaaaaatcttattttctttttactaagTCTATTAAGTGTTTTGAGATGAATTTCTAGGCTCGGAGACTGACTGGGAACTGCTAGAGCCATTCTCAGTTGAaaaaattttctttctaatatgtaaaataaatttccttttatttataaaataaaaccaccttTCCAGCTGTGTATCTAATCAGTAAACATGGCAGCACATGTGGCATGACTGATTAAATATATACCCTTCAGCCATAGGCATGAGGCAAGGTAGCACGCGTTACTCAGCACTTGCCGTCCTGCCAAAGCCTTGAGGTATTTTGTTCGTGATTGATTCCTGTTGCAGCCAGTAGGAGTGTTTACTTTACAAACGTGAAAAAAgtacaacacacacacacacacacacacacaaagactTCTCAGCCGCCTTGAGACCAGTATTCTACTCTGCCCCAAAATTAAGTAACACTTTCTTTCCCATTGGTGTGCCTGGGCAAATATGAGAGCAGATGAGCTTGGTGGCCACGCACCCCTTGCCCTCTTCCCTGTTGCTGCCATTAGAACATCAATAAATACAATTCTTGTAGTTGAGAAGCTTCATAGCGTGCCTGAGCCAGTGGTAATCACTTGCTGTGTTAACCTGAGACAGAAGTTAGTCAGTCCCTTTGACTGCTGCTACACCTCTGTTCTCAGCCCATGTACATGCATGCACCCCCGCTCACTAgcagtgtgtttgtgtatgCATAATCAGGTACAGCTTATTTAGAACAATGAAgcttttctatgtttttatgttaaaaacTAGTTAACAAGAAAAATCGGTCTCCAGGAGCAGCAAATTGTCATGATTTATACTTCAATTCCCCAGCCATTTCCAGCTCTCCTTTTCCCTTAGTTTTTCCCAGTTATACTTTCTTGCCTGCTTTGAAACTTCTTTCATGTTAAGGCACTGACCTCAGGTTTAATATCCTGGTAGAGTGTAATCTCAGCTGTTCTGTATTCAGAAGTGCATGCGAGTTAGTGcttattctttgttttgttttgtgttctccCTTAGTAAAGTCTTGCAGCCCACAGGAATCATATAGAGGGTGGCTCAGGGGTAGAGTTGCAAACTCTGGAGGCTTGAGCTTGATTTTTTACTGCCGTGGGTTTCCTGGATAATCTATAGCAGTATCTATAATCTATAGTAATATATATAGTAATCTATAGTGAGGTCAAGGGTCCTCAGTGGAGGGTATGTATATGGATCTGTAAGGCTCTAGATGCTGTATCTGTATGCCGTAGGGTGATTTCAGGTAGGGAGCATGGGGGGACTACGAAGTGATCATTTAGTATGGTAGCAAGGGCCACCATGATCTTTATAAGGATACAAGTAAGGATAAAATTGTGTTAACCATCTGGATTTTTGTTTTAGGTGCATTCCCTTCAAGCCAGCTTTGGAGATTTTGAATCCATGATGAAAATTGCTCAGCAGAAGCAGGAGGTTACTGAGAAGGCGGTTAAGCAAGGGGAGAATGAAATTAATCGGATCAGCGACGTGCTTCAGaagctgcaaaatgaaattttgaAAGACTTGTCTGATGGCATCCACATGGTGAAGGATGCAAGGGAACGAGACTTTACATCACTAGAAAACACAGTGGAAGAGAGACTAACGGAGCTAACCAAGTCTATCAACGATAACATTGCTGTATTCACTGAAGTCCAGCAAAGGAGCCAAGAcgaaataaaaaatatgaaagcaaaagTTGATTCACTAGAAAAAGCAGATGCGTATAAGCATGAAATAAAGGTGCTAAAGGACGCTTTTGGTGAGATGCAAGCATCCatgaaaaccaaagaaaaagacataGAGACCTTGAAGAATACAATAAACTCCATGGAGTCTGATGTTTATACTGAAGTGAAAGAGTTAGTCAACCTCAAGCAGGAGCACGAGAAATTCAAAGAGGCTGCGGACACTGAACACCTCTCATTAAAGGCTTTACAAGAGAAAGTTCTGAGAGCAGAGGAGTCTATTACGCATCTCCCTGGTGACATTAAAAGACTTGATGAAGATTTACTGCGTATTAAAGCTGAGCTcaacaaatggaaagaaaacgAACTCTTTAGAAAAGCGTTAGAAACTTTTGAAAACAACAGCGAAGGACTGGAGTCTCGATTGAGACACATAGAAGAGGGCTTGAAGTCTGTAAGTTCTATTGCTTCTCAGCATGGCGAAAAGTTACAATTGTTCCTTTCTAAGGAAGCAGAATATGACAACAAGCTCAGTACTCTAGAACAAAGCATGAGTGGTCTTCAGGGAATCTCAGACATGGACATAACTTCAGTCTCAGACGTTCTGAAAAATCTCGGTGAATCCCAGACCTCGCTGTACAATGATGTAGAGGACTTGAGAAGAAGTATCAGTGACTTGCCATCTTCAGGTGCTCTTGAGGATGTCCAGAAGCAAATTAGTATATTGTTGGATCAGGGAAGTCTTCAGGTGGATCAAGCACATTCTCAAGGATATCTCGAAAAATTTAATTCTGTGGAAGGCTCTGTGGATGAACTGAGATCTTCTGTCAGCCAGGTTGATTCTGATTTGAAAATGATCAGAACTGCAGTGGATAGTTTAGTCTCCTACTCTGTGAAAATTGAGAATAATGAGAACAACCTGGAGTCTGTCAAGAGCTCTATAGACGACCTGAGGAATGATCTGGAAAGATTGTTTGTGAAAGttgaaaaaatacatg
The sequence above is a segment of the Excalfactoria chinensis isolate bCotChi1 chromosome 1, bCotChi1.hap2, whole genome shotgun sequence genome. Coding sequences within it:
- the CKAP4 gene encoding cytoskeleton-associated protein 4, with the translated sequence MLTNSRCVFDTPTLPCSSLCPIARTGLRCRVPSGLGMATQPAPPVAARFPLRGGGLPRGGPGPAPRAWRFLGAGRGAGAVRAGTPAPSRGGGLLPFFPPSFPPAFAPFQPPSLSLGARGRPRPAMSAAKHRGPKGGSPPAAANERGAQPGGSEEAAAKKPAAAASHGRGGRSGAGGGGGRSGAGPRRGWALLLGAAVVLGAALPAGWYVRQLREEVGRSAREREASGRQRQELAATLDAVVQKVHSLQASFGDFESMMKIAQQKQEVTEKAVKQGENEINRISDVLQKLQNEILKDLSDGIHMVKDARERDFTSLENTVEERLTELTKSINDNIAVFTEVQQRSQDEIKNMKAKVDSLEKADAYKHEIKVLKDAFGEMQASMKTKEKDIETLKNTINSMESDVYTEVKELVNLKQEHEKFKEAADTEHLSLKALQEKVLRAEESITHLPGDIKRLDEDLLRIKAELNKWKENELFRKALETFENNSEGLESRLRHIEEGLKSVSSIASQHGEKLQLFLSKEAEYDNKLSTLEQSMSGLQGISDMDITSVSDVLKNLGESQTSLYNDVEDLRRSISDLPSSGALEDVQKQISILLDQGSLQVDQAHSQGYLEKFNSVEGSVDELRSSVSQVDSDLKMIRTAVDSLVSYSVKIENNENNLESVKSSIDDLRNDLERLFVKVEKIHEKV